In Streptomyces sp. NBC_00433, a single genomic region encodes these proteins:
- a CDS encoding ISL3 family transposase: MAVEGGWCRCGQWSGRVHGRYVRSLRDVAVGGVGVIVELQVRRFRCRNPACPAVTFAEQVQGLTRPHSRFTPLLLGLLARIGLALAGRAGARLTAVSGIATGRDTLLRLVKALPEPDVGAVEVLGVDDFAFRKGRHYGTVLIDMATHRPLHLFDGREGEDLAAWLRLHPEVRVICRDRSSGYGEGSRQGAPQAVQVADRFHLWQNLCQAVEKTVSVLQPHLAEPAQQPAPDGLEAEPDTIKPHPELKIVARLEAQHAAAHELWAQGLSKAAIGRKLGLHQATVRKLVNAATVEELTAKTLQRAHLVDPYTGHLHRRWNEGIRNAAQLFREIQQLGYPGGELAVQRHLRRYRSHRGHMPAPGPKPPSVREVTTWITTHPDHLDGANADRLAVLRSRNKDLDRLTCHVRAFAMMLTHREGDHLDEWIHTVETDSLTPIASFARNLRRDHDAVRNGLTLPYSSGAVEGNINRLKMLKRQMFGRAGLDLLRKRVLLTR; this comes from the coding sequence GTGGCTGTGGAGGGCGGCTGGTGCCGGTGCGGGCAGTGGTCTGGTCGGGTCCACGGCCGCTATGTCCGTAGCCTTCGAGACGTTGCAGTGGGCGGCGTCGGTGTGATCGTTGAGCTGCAGGTTCGCCGATTTCGATGCCGGAACCCGGCTTGTCCGGCGGTCACGTTCGCCGAGCAGGTCCAGGGCCTGACCAGGCCGCACAGTCGCTTCACCCCGTTGCTGCTCGGGCTGCTGGCGCGGATCGGGCTCGCCCTCGCCGGCCGTGCTGGAGCCCGGCTGACGGCGGTCTCGGGCATTGCGACCGGCAGGGACACCCTGTTGAGGCTGGTCAAAGCCCTGCCAGAGCCAGACGTCGGAGCCGTGGAGGTGCTCGGCGTCGACGATTTCGCGTTCCGCAAGGGCCGCCACTACGGCACCGTGCTGATCGACATGGCGACCCATCGCCCGCTTCACCTCTTCGACGGCCGGGAGGGTGAGGACCTGGCCGCCTGGCTGCGGCTGCACCCCGAAGTCCGGGTGATCTGCCGGGACCGCTCCAGCGGCTACGGCGAAGGATCGCGCCAGGGCGCCCCGCAGGCCGTGCAGGTCGCCGACCGTTTCCACCTGTGGCAGAACCTGTGCCAGGCGGTCGAGAAGACGGTCAGCGTGCTCCAGCCGCACCTGGCCGAACCGGCCCAGCAACCCGCACCCGACGGACTCGAAGCTGAGCCGGACACCATCAAGCCCCACCCCGAACTGAAGATCGTGGCCAGGCTCGAAGCCCAGCACGCGGCAGCCCACGAGTTGTGGGCTCAGGGGCTGTCCAAGGCAGCGATCGGCCGCAAGCTCGGCCTGCACCAGGCGACGGTCCGCAAGCTCGTCAACGCCGCCACCGTCGAGGAACTGACGGCGAAGACCCTGCAGCGCGCTCACCTGGTCGATCCCTACACCGGCCACCTCCACCGGCGCTGGAACGAGGGCATCCGCAACGCAGCCCAGCTCTTCCGGGAGATCCAGCAACTCGGCTACCCCGGCGGCGAACTGGCGGTCCAGCGGCACCTGCGGCGCTACCGTTCACACCGCGGCCACATGCCGGCCCCAGGCCCCAAGCCCCCGTCGGTCCGCGAGGTCACCACGTGGATCACCACCCACCCCGACCACCTCGACGGCGCGAACGCGGACAGGCTCGCCGTCCTCCGGTCCCGCAACAAGGATCTCGACAGGCTCACCTGCCACGTCCGGGCGTTCGCGATGATGCTGACCCACCGCGAAGGCGACCACCTCGACGAGTGGATCCACACCGTCGAAACCGACAGCCTCACCCCGATCGCGTCGTTCGCCCGCAACCTCCGCCGTGACCACGACGCCGTCCGCAACGGGCTGACCCTGCCCTACAGCTCCGGCGCAGTCGAAGGGAACATCAACCGTCTCAAGATGCTCAAACGGCAGATGTTCGGACGCGCCGGCCTCGACCTCCTGCGCAAGCGTGTCCTCCTCACCCGATGA
- a CDS encoding glycosyltransferase produces MRVLFTSPAGTGHFTPLVPFVDVCMARGDEVLAVVPPPLESLLTERGIPFQTGAEPEEAQTAAISDRLPYASREEAAVLVNRELFGRLCTAAMIPAVEDACRRWRPDLVLHDACEYASTVVAERLGIRHAQVATSPANIEAYSLDLAAPALEPYGQHLVERLKATPYLTRFPALLDPSPYSVTRRFRETVHPVAASKALPDWWGACADPLVYVTFGTVSGGMPAGVAACRAAVEALAGLPVRVLLSGGRATDVSAIGPLPDNVHVEEWVSAPDVLAAASVVVCHGGSGTTYGALAVGTPLVVMPLFADQPTNARLVDAAGAALAVFPTGGPADAMGLPGPADVPRLRAAIETVLADPSYRKAASRIAAEMRTAPTVHETLVSLTADLGLHP; encoded by the coding sequence ATGCGCGTACTCTTCACCTCGCCTGCGGGAACGGGCCACTTCACCCCGCTGGTGCCCTTCGTCGACGTCTGTATGGCTCGTGGGGACGAAGTCCTTGCAGTAGTGCCGCCGCCGCTGGAGAGCCTGCTCACGGAGAGGGGCATACCTTTCCAGACCGGGGCAGAGCCGGAAGAGGCCCAGACGGCGGCGATCAGCGACCGCCTGCCTTATGCATCCCGCGAAGAGGCAGCGGTGCTGGTCAACCGGGAACTGTTCGGGCGGCTGTGCACTGCGGCAATGATTCCTGCCGTTGAGGATGCATGCCGCCGGTGGCGGCCCGACCTGGTGCTGCACGATGCGTGCGAATATGCCTCGACGGTGGTCGCCGAACGGCTCGGCATCCGGCACGCCCAGGTCGCGACCTCGCCGGCGAACATCGAGGCGTACTCGCTCGATCTCGCGGCACCCGCGTTGGAGCCCTACGGCCAGCACCTGGTGGAGCGGCTGAAGGCGACGCCTTACCTGACCCGTTTCCCGGCCTTGCTGGACCCGTCCCCGTACTCCGTGACCCGCCGTTTCCGGGAGACCGTCCACCCGGTCGCCGCATCGAAAGCGCTGCCCGATTGGTGGGGCGCCTGCGCGGACCCTCTCGTTTACGTGACCTTCGGCACCGTGTCGGGAGGCATGCCGGCTGGCGTTGCAGCATGCCGGGCGGCTGTGGAGGCACTGGCCGGGCTGCCTGTGCGAGTACTGCTCTCCGGCGGCCGGGCCACCGACGTGTCCGCCATCGGACCGCTGCCGGACAATGTCCACGTTGAGGAGTGGGTCTCGGCCCCGGACGTGCTGGCCGCCGCTTCGGTAGTGGTCTGCCACGGAGGCTCCGGCACCACCTATGGCGCGCTGGCGGTCGGCACCCCGCTGGTCGTCATGCCGCTCTTCGCCGACCAGCCCACCAACGCGCGGCTCGTCGACGCAGCTGGCGCCGCACTGGCTGTCTTCCCCACCGGCGGCCCCGCAGATGCCATGGGCCTGCCCGGTCCCGCCGACGTTCCGCGCCTGCGAGCAGCCATCGAGACCGTTCTCGCCGACCCGTCGTACCGGAAGGCGGCCAGCCGGATCGCCGCTGAGATGCGGACCGCACCCACGGTCCACGAAACGCTCGTCTCACTCACCGCCGACCTCGGCCTTCACCCCTGA
- a CDS encoding IS3 family transposase (programmed frameshift): MAMKDYSDEFRADAVALYESTPGAIYKSIAADLGINRATLREWVLRDRERRGITAAAAKPGAQPREAVPSADPHERVRQLEARVAELEASERKLATERDILRKAAKYFRRDELVRSRFQFVDDHRNTYEVKRLCQVLDVNRSSYYKWLAGAEARATRQREDRVLAEEIRQIHGESGGAYGSPRITAELREKGRRVNEKRIARVMRTFSITGIRLRRRVRTTVPDPAASPVPDLFQRDFTATEPGRKYMGDITYLPLAGGEFLYLATVLDCFSRKVVGWSIADHMRTGLVTDALRMAASTRGRLDGAVFHCDHGAQYGSRAYAGLCDQLGVTRSMGAIGTSADNAACESFHASLKRETLQGATDYGDSDTCRRTVFAWLTRYNTRRRHSANGHLSPNEYEHRHHTAKLTLAA, translated from the exons ATGGCGATGAAGGACTACTCGGACGAGTTCAGGGCCGATGCCGTGGCCCTGTACGAGTCCACACCCGGGGCGATCTACAAGAGCATCGCCGCTGACCTGGGGATCAACAGGGCGACCCTGCGGGAGTGGGTGCTGCGGGACCGCGAACGCCGTGGCATCACCGCCGCGGCTGCGAAGCCGGGCGCCCAGCCCCGGGAGGCCGTGCCGTCCGCTGATCCGCACGAGCGGGTCCGACAGCTGGAGGCCCGGGTGGCCGAGTTGGAGGCAAGTGAGCGCAAGCTCGCCACCGAGCGGGACATCCTCCGCAAGGCGGCCAAGTATTTC CGGAGAGACGAACTGGTGAGGAGCCGCTTCCAGTTCGTTGACGACCATCGCAACACCTACGAGGTGAAGCGGCTCTGCCAGGTCCTGGACGTGAACCGGTCCAGCTACTACAAGTGGCTCGCCGGCGCCGAGGCCCGGGCCACCCGGCAGCGGGAGGACCGGGTCCTGGCCGAGGAGATCCGTCAGATCCACGGCGAGTCCGGCGGCGCCTACGGCTCCCCGCGAATCACGGCCGAGCTCCGCGAGAAAGGGCGGCGGGTCAACGAAAAGAGGATCGCCCGGGTCATGCGAACGTTCTCCATCACCGGCATCCGCCTGCGCAGACGCGTGCGCACCACCGTCCCGGACCCGGCAGCCTCACCGGTCCCAGACCTGTTCCAGCGGGACTTCACCGCCACCGAGCCGGGTCGCAAATACATGGGCGACATCACGTATCTCCCGCTCGCAGGCGGGGAGTTCCTCTATCTCGCGACCGTGCTGGACTGCTTCAGCCGCAAGGTCGTCGGCTGGTCCATCGCCGACCACATGCGCACCGGCCTGGTCACCGACGCACTGCGGATGGCAGCCTCGACCCGCGGCCGCCTGGACGGCGCAGTGTTCCACTGCGACCACGGAGCGCAATACGGATCCCGGGCCTACGCCGGCCTCTGCGACCAACTCGGGGTCACCCGCTCGATGGGCGCGATCGGCACCAGCGCCGACAACGCGGCCTGCGAAAGCTTCCACGCCTCCCTCAAACGCGAGACCCTCCAGGGCGCCACCGACTACGGCGACTCCGACACCTGCCGCAGAACCGTCTTCGCCTGGCTGACCCGCTACAACACCCGCCGCCGGCACTCCGCCAACGGCCACCTCAGCCCCAACGAATACGAACACCGACACCACACCGCTAAACTCACACTCGCCGCGTGA
- a CDS encoding tetratricopeptide repeat protein, with the protein MAVRFRLLSGVEAQVGGVPVDLGHPRQRAVLGVLLVEANRLVSTDQLLDRVWGEHCPKRGRETVYNYLSRLRAALRAAGDDVLLDRRSGGYVLAVDDQAVDLHQFRRLVTQARAVRNDQQAFELFERALALWRSEPLSGLDTPWVTGLRVTLDNERLAAELDHADRALRCGRHAELLPSLSARATQYPWDERVAGQIMLALYRSGRQAEALDAYAGTRRRLADELGITPSAQLSALHQSILKADPALAAPSATGPAALRTVIPAQLPASVADFTGRAEAGRVLGEQLAEASLDGNAVVLSAVVGIGGVGKTTLAVYVAHAVRQDFPDGQLYVDLQGTDPRPADPEAVLASFLRALGIPSAAIPESLAERAALYRSTLNGRRVLALLDNAYDAAQIRQLLPGAPGCAALVTSRARMTGLAGARMVDLEVMSPEEALLLFTKIVGEQRVRSDRRAALDVVGACGFLPLAIRIAAARLAARRAWTVSVLADKLADHRGRLDELRAGDLAVEATFALGYGHVSPTQARAFRLLSLPDVPDSSLDAAAAVLDLGPGAAEELLESLVDISLIESAAPARYRFHDLLRLYARERAEDDETPEARCQALSRLLDFYLASAAHAFELEIPGDGVLAFVAPTSRPGLSFTTGEEALEWLLSEARGLISAAHQAAGNSDRDTVRQAVDLLFVIHEHLELGAFAGHYEQAVRALVCAAQKRSDTLAEARARLLCAELLYMQSRFPESDEEAQHSHTAALAAKDPLAVGHATNVRGLVAYKDRRYQDGAEFMATALKAFRTYGIRHGESAALCNLSRAQLNLGDPDTAVATCRQALAIHRELGTSLRLGNVLYALSIALTSAGHLDQALTCLAQALEIFRETRQQFWEGMALYRFGEVHMKAGRIQLAASYIEQALVILRDLGGGWRIANALTALGKALAGTNQPLRARTCWQEALNVFAALGSPEEHEVRQLLHSAH; encoded by the coding sequence ATGGCGGTCAGGTTCCGATTACTCAGCGGTGTCGAGGCTCAGGTCGGCGGCGTGCCGGTCGATCTGGGGCATCCGAGACAGCGCGCGGTGCTGGGAGTCCTGCTGGTGGAGGCCAACCGCCTCGTGTCCACGGACCAATTGCTCGACCGGGTGTGGGGCGAGCACTGTCCTAAACGCGGGCGGGAGACGGTGTACAACTACCTGTCCAGGCTTCGCGCAGCGCTGCGCGCTGCCGGTGACGATGTCCTCCTGGATCGCCGCTCGGGCGGCTATGTGCTTGCCGTTGATGATCAGGCGGTGGACCTGCATCAATTCCGCCGCCTGGTGACCCAGGCTCGGGCCGTGCGCAACGATCAGCAGGCCTTCGAACTGTTCGAACGGGCTTTGGCGTTGTGGCGGAGCGAGCCGCTGTCCGGTCTGGACACGCCGTGGGTGACGGGTCTACGCGTCACCCTGGACAACGAACGACTGGCGGCTGAACTCGACCACGCCGACCGCGCGTTGCGCTGTGGCCGACACGCGGAACTGCTCCCGAGCCTGTCGGCTCGCGCAACGCAGTACCCGTGGGACGAACGCGTGGCCGGCCAGATCATGCTCGCCCTGTACCGCAGCGGGCGGCAGGCCGAGGCTCTGGACGCGTACGCCGGCACCCGCCGCCGGCTCGCCGACGAGCTCGGAATCACCCCGTCCGCACAGCTCAGCGCCCTCCACCAGAGCATCCTGAAGGCCGACCCGGCACTCGCTGCGCCGAGTGCAACCGGGCCGGCAGCGCTACGGACGGTGATCCCGGCGCAGCTTCCGGCGAGCGTCGCGGATTTCACCGGCAGGGCAGAGGCGGGGCGGGTGCTGGGCGAGCAGCTGGCCGAAGCTTCCCTGGACGGCAATGCCGTTGTGTTGTCAGCGGTGGTGGGGATCGGCGGCGTGGGCAAGACGACGCTCGCGGTGTATGTCGCGCACGCGGTGCGGCAGGACTTCCCCGACGGGCAGCTGTACGTCGATCTGCAGGGCACCGACCCTCGGCCAGCCGATCCCGAGGCCGTACTCGCGTCGTTCCTGCGGGCGCTGGGCATACCGAGTGCGGCCATTCCCGAGTCGCTCGCCGAACGCGCCGCGCTGTACCGCTCCACCCTGAACGGCCGCCGCGTCCTCGCCTTACTGGACAACGCCTACGACGCCGCCCAGATCCGCCAGCTCCTGCCCGGAGCACCCGGGTGCGCGGCGCTCGTGACCAGCCGAGCGCGGATGACGGGACTGGCTGGCGCCCGCATGGTCGACCTGGAGGTCATGTCTCCGGAGGAGGCACTGCTCCTCTTCACTAAGATCGTCGGTGAGCAGCGGGTACGGTCCGATCGCCGCGCCGCCCTGGACGTGGTCGGCGCCTGCGGTTTCCTGCCGCTGGCGATCCGGATCGCCGCCGCCCGCCTGGCCGCACGCCGCGCCTGGACCGTCTCCGTCCTGGCCGACAAGCTCGCCGACCACCGCGGCCGTCTGGACGAGCTACGCGCTGGCGATCTGGCGGTGGAGGCGACCTTCGCTCTCGGCTATGGCCACGTGTCTCCCACCCAGGCCCGCGCCTTCCGCCTGCTGTCGCTGCCCGACGTCCCCGACAGCTCCCTTGATGCCGCCGCGGCCGTTCTGGACCTGGGCCCCGGCGCCGCCGAAGAACTCCTCGAATCCCTGGTCGACATCAGCCTCATCGAATCCGCCGCCCCTGCCCGCTACCGTTTCCACGACCTGCTGCGCCTGTACGCCCGCGAACGCGCCGAAGACGACGAAACCCCGGAGGCGCGCTGCCAGGCCCTATCCCGACTGCTCGACTTCTATCTGGCCTCGGCCGCCCACGCCTTCGAACTAGAAATCCCCGGTGACGGCGTCCTGGCCTTCGTGGCGCCCACCAGCCGTCCAGGGCTGTCCTTCACCACTGGCGAAGAAGCCCTGGAATGGTTGCTGTCGGAGGCCCGGGGACTGATCAGCGCCGCGCACCAGGCCGCCGGCAACAGCGACCGTGACACGGTACGCCAAGCGGTCGACCTGCTCTTCGTCATCCATGAGCACCTTGAACTCGGGGCCTTCGCAGGGCACTACGAGCAGGCGGTACGCGCTCTGGTCTGCGCTGCGCAGAAGCGCAGCGACACTCTGGCAGAAGCCCGCGCCAGGCTGCTGTGCGCGGAACTGCTTTATATGCAGAGTCGGTTTCCGGAATCCGACGAAGAAGCCCAGCACTCCCATACTGCCGCACTCGCCGCGAAGGACCCTCTGGCCGTCGGCCACGCGACCAACGTGCGAGGCCTGGTGGCGTACAAGGACCGTCGCTACCAGGACGGCGCCGAGTTCATGGCCACCGCTCTGAAGGCGTTCCGCACCTACGGCATCCGGCACGGCGAGTCAGCGGCACTCTGCAATCTGTCACGAGCACAGCTGAACCTGGGCGACCCGGACACAGCGGTCGCTACGTGTCGGCAGGCCCTGGCCATTCACCGGGAGCTGGGCACCAGTCTCCGGCTCGGCAACGTCTTGTACGCACTGAGCATCGCACTGACCTCCGCAGGCCACCTGGACCAGGCACTGACCTGCCTGGCCCAGGCGCTGGAGATATTCCGCGAAACCCGGCAGCAGTTCTGGGAAGGCATGGCGCTCTACCGGTTCGGTGAGGTGCATATGAAGGCCGGACGGATACAGCTGGCGGCCTCGTACATCGAGCAGGCGCTCGTCATCCTCCGAGACTTGGGAGGTGGATGGCGGATCGCCAATGCCCTCACCGCACTCGGAAAGGCGCTTGCGGGCACGAACCAACCGCTGCGCGCCCGAACCTGCTGGCAGGAAGCCTTGAACGTCTTTGCTGCACTCGGATCCCCTGAGGAGCACGAGGTACGCCAACTGCTTCACTCTGCCCACTGA
- a CDS encoding AraC family transcriptional regulator: MDVKVFRTVDLPVADRFDVWQQLMGQTHAPVNLTSEFADDFRATLRQFNLGEAMLWPATYPHVTWHRPPRLVRQSDPESCHLTLVLRGEGVAQWDRAETALGPSDFHTNHTSVPYVIHCLPGQHEMIGVEVPRTSLGLPWSRMQQVVGQALSGRDGVGALLAQFLTQAARDTSSYAPAEAFRLGQVLTDLVTALFARALDAEKLLPPETRTRNLALEVKAFIRRNLWDADLTPSSVAAAHFISLSHLHRLFQAEGVTVAAYIRTERLEAARRELAGTSTADVTIHTIAARYGFKDHTTFTRSFRAAYGTTPRDYRHSAH, from the coding sequence GTGGACGTGAAGGTTTTCCGCACTGTGGACTTACCGGTGGCCGACCGGTTCGATGTCTGGCAGCAGCTCATGGGTCAGACGCACGCACCAGTGAATCTGACCAGCGAATTCGCCGACGATTTCCGTGCGACGCTGCGCCAGTTCAATCTTGGTGAGGCCATGTTGTGGCCCGCCACCTATCCGCACGTGACCTGGCACCGGCCCCCAAGGCTCGTGAGGCAGTCCGATCCGGAGAGCTGCCACCTCACGCTCGTGCTGCGCGGGGAGGGCGTGGCTCAGTGGGACCGGGCTGAGACGGCCCTCGGCCCATCCGATTTCCACACCAACCACACGTCGGTGCCCTACGTCATCCACTGCCTCCCCGGGCAGCACGAGATGATCGGCGTCGAGGTGCCTAGGACGTCGCTGGGCCTGCCGTGGAGCCGGATGCAACAGGTCGTCGGGCAGGCACTGTCCGGCCGTGACGGCGTCGGTGCCCTGTTGGCGCAATTCCTCACCCAGGCGGCCCGCGACACCAGCAGTTATGCGCCGGCCGAGGCGTTCCGGCTGGGGCAGGTGCTCACCGACCTGGTCACTGCGCTGTTCGCGCGGGCGCTGGATGCTGAGAAGCTTCTTCCTCCGGAGACCCGCACGCGCAATCTCGCGCTGGAGGTGAAGGCCTTCATCCGGCGCAATCTGTGGGACGCGGACCTGACGCCGAGCAGTGTCGCCGCTGCGCATTTCATATCCCTCAGCCACCTTCACCGCCTGTTCCAAGCCGAAGGCGTGACGGTCGCCGCCTATATCCGCACAGAGCGCCTGGAGGCCGCCCGCCGCGAACTGGCCGGCACTTCCACGGCGGACGTCACCATCCACACCATCGCGGCCCGCTACGGCTTCAAGGACCACACGACCTTCACCCGCAGCTTCCGTGCCGCCTACGGCACTACACCGCGCGACTACCGCCACAGCGCTCACTGA
- a CDS encoding transposase — protein sequence MEAGGLAAGKSTAAVNNAWVVFEDEAGQSMTPPRARTWGRQGITPVVRVRGRGSGRVSMAGMTCYKRGERSRLIYAIREYRGRKDEPKGFGWKDYRDLIVRAHTQLGGPIVLVWDNLRMHLVAPLREFFEANTAWLTVFQLPTYAPDLNPQEGVWSLVKRDIGNLAAADLSQVTRAVKRKLKQIQYRPDLVDGCFVSTGLSAYG from the coding sequence GTGGAAGCGGGAGGTCTGGCCGCGGGGAAGAGCACCGCGGCGGTGAACAACGCCTGGGTGGTCTTCGAGGACGAGGCCGGCCAGTCGATGACACCGCCGCGCGCCAGGACCTGGGGCCGCCAGGGCATCACCCCGGTCGTCCGCGTGCGCGGACGCGGCTCGGGCCGGGTCTCCATGGCGGGGATGACCTGCTACAAGCGTGGCGAGCGGTCCCGGCTGATCTACGCGATCCGCGAGTACCGGGGCCGCAAGGACGAACCGAAGGGCTTCGGCTGGAAGGACTACCGCGACCTGATCGTCCGTGCCCATACCCAGCTCGGCGGACCCATCGTCCTGGTGTGGGACAACCTGCGCATGCACCTGGTCGCGCCGCTGCGGGAGTTCTTCGAGGCCAACACCGCTTGGCTCACTGTCTTCCAGCTACCGACCTACGCCCCGGACCTGAACCCGCAGGAGGGCGTCTGGTCCCTGGTCAAGCGCGACATCGGCAACCTTGCCGCAGCCGACCTCAGCCAGGTCACCCGCGCGGTGAAACGCAAGCTCAAGCAGATCCAGTACCGCCCCGACCTGGTCGATGGCTGCTTCGTCAGCACGGGCCTGAGCGCGTACGGTTGA
- a CDS encoding AraC family transcriptional regulator, translated as MLDVKEFNSVHLPVGDRFDAFQQLLRQAHAPIYLTSDFAADFKGTLRQFYLGDVELWQATFPQLTFRRTPGLVRQSDPERCNLALIVQGGGHVRRGRTETVLKQYDIHTNHTSAPFDITTRRGPVGIIGVEVPRASLGLRWERLQQVVGQGMSGREGVGALLAQFLTQVVGDTEHYAPVEAPRLGQVLTDLVTTLFARALDTEEHLPPETRTRNLALEVKAFVRRNLTNADLSPSSIAAAHQISRSHLHRLFQAEGVTVAAYIRTQRLEAARRDLADPTRAAVPLHAIAARYGYKDHTTFTRNFRAAFGITPREYRQEAAPRGHDPEP; from the coding sequence ATGCTGGACGTGAAAGAGTTCAACAGCGTACATCTGCCCGTTGGTGACAGGTTTGATGCATTTCAGCAACTCCTGCGCCAGGCGCATGCACCGATCTACCTGACGAGCGACTTTGCGGCGGACTTCAAAGGCACGCTGCGGCAGTTCTACCTGGGCGATGTCGAGTTGTGGCAGGCAACATTCCCGCAGTTGACATTTCGTCGCACGCCTGGACTCGTGCGGCAGTCCGACCCGGAGCGTTGCAACCTCGCGCTCATTGTGCAGGGTGGAGGCCATGTCCGACGGGGTCGGACGGAGACGGTCCTCAAGCAGTATGACATTCACACGAATCATACGTCGGCGCCCTTTGATATCACCACTCGCCGTGGACCGGTCGGCATAATTGGCGTCGAGGTGCCCAGAGCGTCCCTGGGCCTTCGATGGGAACGATTGCAGCAGGTCGTCGGGCAGGGTATGTCCGGCCGAGAGGGCGTCGGCGCACTGTTGGCGCAATTCCTCACTCAGGTGGTCGGGGACACCGAACATTACGCGCCGGTCGAGGCACCGCGACTGGGCCAAGTCCTCACCGATCTGGTCACCACGCTGTTCGCACGGGCGCTGGACACTGAAGAGCACCTTCCTCCGGAGACCCGCACACGCAACCTTGCCTTGGAGGTGAAGGCCTTCGTCAGGCGCAACCTGACGAACGCCGACCTCTCCCCGAGCAGTATTGCGGCTGCGCACCAGATCTCCCGCAGCCACCTGCACCGCCTCTTCCAAGCCGAAGGTGTGACGGTGGCCGCATACATTCGCACCCAGCGCCTGGAGGCGGCCCGCCGCGACCTGGCCGACCCCACCAGGGCAGCCGTTCCCCTCCACGCGATCGCCGCTCGCTACGGCTACAAAGACCACACCACCTTCACCCGCAACTTTCGCGCCGCCTTCGGTATCACCCCACGCGAATACCGCCAAGAGGCCGCACCACGGGGCCATGACCCCGAACCCTAG
- a CDS encoding winged helix-turn-helix domain-containing protein produces the protein MRYPQGGGLTDAERAGRERIRLQAVTGFEAGEKNREIAAALRVSERSVERWRRQWREEGVAGVALKGSPGRPRLADTQIARLERELERGPLAHGWTDQRWTLARVKTMIGRLFHVSYTVEGAWQLLRRHGWSWQQPARRGIERDDDAVELWKREVWPRGRAPRR, from the coding sequence GTGAGATATCCGCAGGGCGGCGGCTTGACCGACGCCGAGAGGGCCGGGCGAGAGCGGATTCGGCTCCAGGCCGTGACTGGCTTCGAGGCTGGCGAGAAGAACCGGGAGATCGCTGCCGCGTTGCGGGTCTCGGAGCGGTCGGTGGAACGCTGGCGGCGCCAGTGGCGCGAGGAGGGCGTGGCCGGGGTGGCGTTGAAGGGATCGCCTGGCCGGCCACGGCTGGCCGACACGCAGATAGCCAGATTGGAACGGGAGTTGGAGCGCGGCCCGCTGGCCCACGGCTGGACGGACCAGCGGTGGACGCTGGCCCGGGTGAAGACGATGATCGGCCGCCTGTTCCACGTCTCGTACACCGTGGAGGGCGCGTGGCAGCTGCTGCGGCGGCACGGCTGGTCCTGGCAGCAGCCCGCCCGGCGCGGGATCGAACGCGACGACGACGCGGTGGAGCTGTGGAAGCGGGAGGTCTGGCCGCGGGGAAGAGCACCGCGGCGGTGA